A section of the Streptomyces sp. V3I8 genome encodes:
- a CDS encoding FadR/GntR family transcriptional regulator — protein MSTPGRGLHGHVLESLGPSITAGEYPPGSVLRTDELAQRFEVSRSVMREAVRVLESMHLVESRRRVGVTVRPTHEWNVYDPQVIRWRLAGADRPRQLRSLTVLRCAVEPVAAGLAAKHATAEQCAELTECALGMVANARGHRLEGYLVHDIAFHRIVLNASGNDMFARLGDVVAEVLAGRTHHQVMFEDPDPAAVTLHVQVAEAVRAGDAVRAEELTREVVLGALQELDILSPEA, from the coding sequence ATGAGCACACCGGGCCGGGGGCTGCACGGCCATGTACTGGAAAGCCTCGGCCCCTCGATCACGGCGGGCGAGTACCCCCCGGGCAGCGTCCTGCGCACCGACGAGCTCGCGCAGCGTTTCGAGGTGTCACGGTCCGTCATGCGGGAGGCCGTACGGGTCCTCGAATCGATGCACCTCGTGGAGTCCCGGCGCCGGGTCGGCGTGACGGTGCGTCCCACGCACGAGTGGAACGTCTACGATCCGCAGGTCATCCGGTGGCGGCTGGCCGGCGCCGACCGGCCCCGGCAGCTGCGCTCGCTGACCGTGCTGCGGTGCGCGGTGGAGCCCGTCGCGGCGGGCCTGGCCGCCAAGCACGCCACCGCCGAGCAGTGTGCCGAGCTCACCGAGTGCGCGCTCGGCATGGTGGCCAACGCGCGCGGGCACCGGCTGGAGGGGTACCTCGTCCACGACATCGCCTTCCACCGGATCGTGCTGAACGCCTCCGGCAACGACATGTTCGCGCGGCTCGGGGACGTGGTGGCCGAGGTGCTGGCCGGGCGCACGCATCATCAGGTGATGTTCGAGGACCCCGACCCCGCGGCGGTCACGCTGCACGTGCAGGTCGCCGAGGCGGTGCGGGCGGGGGACGCGGTGCGGGCGGAGGAGTTGACCCGGGAGGTCGTGCTGGGAGCGCTTCAGGAGCTGGACATTCTCAGCCCGGAGGCCTGA
- a CDS encoding YchJ family protein — MSRRTPHSRNQRRSVPARNPSCPCGLAETYEQCCGRFHRGEGAAPTAEALMRSRYCAFVRHDEAYLLRTWHPRTRPTRLDLDRATRWTGLEVLATTEGTPFHTTGTVTFRATYAGGSLHEHSRFERADGVWVYVDGDVAA; from the coding sequence ATGTCCCGTCGCACCCCGCACTCTCGCAACCAGCGCCGTTCCGTTCCCGCGCGCAACCCCTCGTGCCCTTGCGGTCTTGCGGAGACGTACGAGCAGTGCTGTGGCCGATTCCATCGAGGTGAGGGCGCGGCGCCGACCGCCGAGGCGCTGATGCGCTCGCGCTACTGCGCGTTCGTCAGGCATGACGAGGCATACCTGCTGCGCACCTGGCACCCCCGCACCAGGCCGACCCGCCTGGACCTGGACCGGGCGACACGCTGGACGGGCCTGGAGGTCCTCGCCACGACGGAGGGCACGCCCTTCCACACCACCGGCACGGTGACCTTCCGCGCGACCTACGCGGGCGGCTCGCTCCACGAACACAGCCGCTTCGAACGGGCGGACGGCGTATGGGTGTACGTGGACGGAGACGTCGCCGCGTAG
- a CDS encoding phage tail sheath C-terminal domain-containing protein produces MPMNAVNTARPTYPGVYVEELPSSARTISTVTTSVTAFVGHTRRGPLNEPVRVTSFTEFERRFGGLSSRGAVGYAVHQFFGNGGTVAVIVRVARANSGKTAHVTLESTEGHSGSAVLHVHAKEPGGWGNGLRAAVDHDTPRPDETFNLRVYDAGGRARESFTGLSMDASHGRYAPTVINAGSRLVRVEAVGEGRPDPSGTVSKPFGHELPDLAVDLTVKIGDVEREFTLYDPDCDGRSPSSVAELALLLERKLRALPDAPGRHAFAGAEVTAFGRRLQVVAGSTDPDDVVRFVGECANDLGLEASVNPPVFPLEDGEDGEAPGPRDLIGSEADKTGIQALRGVADVNLLVLPELAAYESTADAVTVVSAAQRLCEERRIFLLVDAPGTWGSVDTARAGLAAFDAVRGNHAGLYFPHLQLTDPLTGRLRSFPPSGAVAGVYARTDSERGVWKAPAGTEARLAGVHSLAVDLTDRESGLLNPLGVNCLRTLPLVGPLVWGARTLEGSDALDSEWKYVSVRRLALHVEESLQRGLQWVVFEPNDENLWQQIRLGASSYLHTLFRQGAFKGGTPREAYFVKCDRDTTTDEDIANGVVNVLVGIAPVRPAEFVIVRIQQTSAQFEL; encoded by the coding sequence ATGCCGATGAACGCGGTGAACACTGCCAGGCCGACCTATCCCGGCGTCTACGTCGAAGAGCTTCCCAGCAGCGCACGGACCATCTCGACCGTCACCACCTCGGTGACCGCCTTCGTGGGGCACACCCGGCGCGGCCCGCTGAACGAGCCGGTGCGCGTCACGAGCTTCACCGAGTTCGAGCGCCGCTTCGGGGGGCTCAGCTCGCGCGGTGCCGTCGGCTACGCGGTGCACCAGTTCTTCGGCAACGGCGGCACGGTCGCCGTGATCGTCCGCGTCGCCAGGGCGAACAGCGGGAAGACCGCCCACGTCACTTTGGAGTCCACCGAGGGCCACAGCGGGAGCGCGGTCCTCCACGTGCACGCCAAGGAACCCGGCGGCTGGGGCAACGGACTGCGCGCCGCCGTCGACCACGACACGCCCCGCCCGGACGAGACCTTCAACCTGCGCGTGTACGACGCCGGGGGCCGGGCCCGCGAGAGCTTCACCGGGCTGTCCATGGACGCCTCGCACGGCCGATACGCGCCGACCGTGATCAACGCGGGGTCGCGGCTCGTCCGCGTCGAGGCCGTGGGCGAGGGCCGGCCCGACCCGTCCGGCACCGTCTCCAAGCCGTTCGGGCACGAACTGCCCGATCTCGCCGTCGACCTGACCGTCAAGATCGGTGACGTCGAGCGCGAGTTCACGCTGTACGACCCCGACTGCGACGGCCGGTCGCCGTCCTCGGTGGCCGAGTTGGCCCTGTTGCTCGAACGCAAGCTGCGGGCGCTGCCCGACGCGCCGGGGCGGCACGCCTTCGCGGGCGCCGAGGTCACCGCCTTCGGCAGGCGCCTCCAGGTCGTCGCGGGCTCCACCGACCCCGACGACGTCGTCCGGTTCGTCGGCGAGTGCGCCAACGACCTGGGCCTCGAAGCGTCCGTCAACCCGCCCGTCTTCCCGCTGGAGGACGGCGAGGACGGCGAGGCCCCCGGCCCGCGCGACCTCATCGGCAGCGAGGCCGACAAGACCGGCATCCAGGCGCTGCGCGGTGTCGCGGACGTCAACCTGCTCGTCCTGCCGGAACTCGCGGCGTACGAGTCCACCGCCGACGCGGTCACGGTCGTCTCCGCGGCCCAGCGGCTCTGCGAGGAGCGGCGGATCTTCCTCCTCGTCGACGCGCCCGGCACCTGGGGCAGCGTGGACACCGCCCGCGCCGGACTCGCCGCCTTCGACGCCGTCCGCGGCAACCACGCCGGCCTGTACTTCCCGCACCTGCAGCTCACCGACCCGCTCACCGGACGGCTGCGTTCCTTCCCGCCGTCGGGCGCGGTCGCGGGGGTCTACGCCCGCACGGACTCCGAGCGCGGTGTGTGGAAGGCGCCGGCCGGCACCGAGGCACGGCTCGCGGGAGTCCACTCGCTCGCCGTCGACCTCACCGACCGCGAGAGCGGACTGCTCAACCCGCTCGGCGTCAACTGCCTGCGCACCCTGCCGCTGGTGGGCCCGCTCGTCTGGGGCGCGCGCACCCTGGAAGGCTCCGACGCACTCGACAGCGAGTGGAAGTACGTGTCCGTGCGACGGCTCGCCCTGCATGTCGAGGAGAGCCTGCAACGCGGCCTGCAGTGGGTCGTGTTCGAGCCCAACGACGAGAACCTGTGGCAGCAGATCCGCCTCGGCGCCTCCTCGTACCTGCACACCCTCTTCCGGCAGGGCGCCTTCAAGGGCGGCACACCGCGCGAGGCGTACTTCGTCAAGTGCGACCGCGACACCACGACGGACGAGGACATCGCGAACGGCGTCGTCAACGTCCTGGTCGGTATCGCACCCGTCAGGCCGGCCGAGTTCGTGATCGTCAGGATCCAGCAGACGTCGGCGCAGTTCGAGCTGTAG
- a CDS encoding phage tail protein produces MAEFTVNAQRFDPYKNFKFLVLWDGRTVAGISKISPLKRTTEVVKHRHGGDPSSPRKSPGRSEFEGITLERGVTHDTEFDRWANKVWQVGAGLGSEVSLADFRKDIVIQVLNEAGQVAVSHKLYRTWPSEYQVLGELDANANAVAIQSLKLECEGWERDYEVPEPEEPSFLNPA; encoded by the coding sequence ATGGCTGAGTTCACTGTCAACGCCCAGCGTTTCGACCCCTACAAGAACTTCAAGTTCCTCGTGCTGTGGGACGGTCGTACGGTCGCGGGCATCAGCAAGATCAGTCCGCTGAAGCGGACCACCGAGGTCGTCAAGCACCGGCACGGCGGCGACCCCAGCTCCCCGCGCAAGTCGCCGGGACGCTCCGAGTTCGAGGGCATCACGCTGGAACGCGGGGTCACCCACGACACGGAGTTCGACCGCTGGGCCAACAAGGTCTGGCAGGTCGGCGCGGGCCTCGGCTCCGAGGTGTCCCTCGCCGACTTCCGCAAGGACATCGTGATCCAGGTCCTCAACGAGGCCGGCCAGGTGGCCGTCTCGCACAAGCTCTACCGGACCTGGCCCAGCGAGTACCAGGTGCTCGGCGAACTGGACGCCAACGCCAACGCGGTGGCCATCCAGTCTCTGAAGCTCGAATGCGAGGGCTGGGAGCGGGACTACGAGGTGCCCGAGCCGGAGGAGCCCTCGTTCCTGAACCCCGCCTGA
- a CDS encoding DUF4255 domain-containing protein — protein MSNALAIAHVTQALALLIEANLQPGIDMAVKVEPRKPSADPPADPTITVFLYQVTPNTSQRGTDLPTRASDGTLLKRAATALDLHFLISAYGDETELVGQRLIGSVVRTLHEIPVLPLDIIELAGEKPYLADSDLADAAQRVRFTPTVMDIDETSKLWGMLHQTPYTLSVVYQAALVLIEGREIPVVAKPVERSTVRVLPFGAPGAPGAPGAPGGPDGPVSPGAGDAPGAPDGGAPVKTTAAKEPAGTATGTATGTTSGKAPVKAAAKAAARTRKGAQPSKATQVSQAGKSARRAAKGATPATPTSMPPTDSMTADGGPDRTER, from the coding sequence ATGAGCAACGCACTCGCCATCGCCCACGTCACCCAGGCCCTCGCCCTGCTGATCGAGGCCAACCTGCAGCCCGGGATCGACATGGCCGTCAAGGTCGAGCCGCGCAAGCCGTCGGCCGACCCGCCCGCCGATCCCACGATCACCGTCTTCCTCTACCAGGTCACCCCCAACACCTCGCAGCGCGGCACCGACCTGCCGACGCGCGCTTCCGACGGCACGCTGCTGAAGCGGGCCGCGACGGCGCTTGACCTGCACTTCCTCATCAGCGCGTACGGCGACGAGACGGAACTGGTGGGCCAGCGGCTGATCGGCTCCGTCGTGCGCACGCTGCACGAGATCCCCGTCCTGCCGCTGGACATCATCGAACTGGCGGGGGAGAAGCCGTACTTGGCGGACAGCGACCTCGCCGACGCGGCGCAGCGGGTGCGGTTCACGCCCACGGTGATGGACATCGACGAGACCTCGAAGCTCTGGGGGATGCTCCACCAGACCCCGTACACCCTCTCGGTGGTCTACCAGGCGGCGCTCGTCCTGATCGAGGGCCGCGAGATACCGGTGGTGGCGAAGCCGGTGGAGCGGTCGACGGTACGGGTACTGCCGTTCGGCGCGCCGGGAGCGCCAGGAGCGCCAGGTGCGCCCGGGGGGCCCGATGGGCCGGTTTCACCCGGGGCAGGTGACGCGCCCGGCGCCCCGGACGGCGGCGCACCCGTCAAAACCACCGCCGCGAAGGAACCGGCCGGGACCGCGACTGGGACAGCGACCGGAACGACCTCCGGGAAGGCGCCGGTGAAGGCTGCGGCCAAGGCGGCGGCCCGTACCCGCAAGGGGGCGCAGCCCAGCAAGGCGACCCAGGTGTCCCAGGCGGGCAAGTCCGCGCGCCGCGCGGCCAAGGGCGCGACGCCCGCGACCCCGACGTCCATGCCCCCGACGGACTCCATGACCGCCGACGGCGGTCCCGACCGCACGGAGCGGTGA
- a CDS encoding ATP-binding protein produces the protein MGGDGPGEESTAGGGPTLTSEIRRVLARVDAHASRASRANAPAAASADPSAGPVSAADAAGPGAGPLDALVGCFGLTPFERDLVLLTAACELDTTTAARCAAASGDPERAYPTFSLALAALAEPHWSALTPVAPLRRWRIVEPADESRQSLTLSRLRLDERVLHFLLGSPYLDARLHGQLRRTPVPEELPPSYELAASRVAAGWTTGARPDAPLLVEVVGGDLRSRADIAAAAAGRSGLTLYAMNAEDIPTAPGDRDLLARLWQREAILLPAALLVEAGELDRDQHAATDAFLAGAAVPVVVSSHDPRRTDRPHGERVTVPHLDDEEQLGVWVDAFEGVADIGESELRSLVAQFQLPPHVVRAAAAAVRRDRPVADEQDAGRLAWRAGMNEARVGMDELGRRIEPDAGWGDLVLHERQTSVLREIVAHVRQRATVHQEWGFAATLRRGLGVTALFAGGSGTGKTLAAEVMAKELGLDLFVVDLSQVVSKYIGETEKNLRKVFDAAEAGGALLLFDEADALFGKRSEVKDSHDRYANLEVSYLLMRMEAYRGLAILTTNMKKALDTAFLRRIRFVVDFPFPAEHERAEIWRRVLPPQTPVKGIEPELLAQLTVAGGSIRNIALSGAFLAAEEGDRLQMRHMLAAARTEYLKLERSLTPGEVRGWV, from the coding sequence ATGGGCGGAGACGGGCCGGGCGAGGAGAGCACAGCGGGCGGCGGCCCGACGCTGACCTCGGAGATCAGGCGCGTCCTCGCCCGAGTCGACGCGCACGCGTCCCGCGCGTCCCGTGCGAACGCGCCGGCGGCGGCATCGGCAGACCCATCGGCCGGTCCGGTGAGTGCGGCGGATGCGGCGGGTCCGGGGGCGGGCCCCCTCGACGCGCTGGTCGGCTGCTTCGGGCTGACCCCGTTCGAGCGGGACCTCGTACTCCTCACCGCCGCCTGCGAGTTGGACACCACGACCGCCGCCCGCTGTGCCGCGGCGAGCGGAGACCCGGAGCGCGCGTACCCCACGTTCTCGCTCGCCCTGGCCGCACTCGCCGAACCGCACTGGAGCGCGCTGACCCCGGTCGCGCCCCTGCGCCGCTGGCGGATCGTAGAGCCGGCCGACGAATCACGGCAGTCCCTGACCCTGTCCCGGCTGCGGCTCGACGAACGTGTCCTGCACTTCCTTCTCGGCTCGCCCTATCTGGACGCGCGCCTGCACGGCCAGTTGCGTCGCACGCCGGTCCCCGAGGAGCTTCCGCCGTCGTACGAGCTGGCCGCGAGCCGGGTCGCCGCGGGCTGGACGACGGGCGCGCGGCCCGACGCACCGCTGCTCGTCGAGGTGGTCGGCGGCGACCTGCGCAGCCGGGCCGACATCGCCGCCGCCGCGGCCGGCCGCTCCGGGCTCACCCTGTACGCGATGAACGCCGAGGACATCCCGACCGCCCCCGGCGACCGCGACCTGCTGGCCCGGCTGTGGCAGCGCGAGGCGATCCTGCTGCCCGCCGCCCTGCTCGTGGAGGCGGGCGAACTCGACCGCGACCAGCACGCGGCGACCGATGCGTTCCTCGCCGGGGCCGCCGTACCCGTCGTCGTGTCGAGTCACGATCCGCGGCGGACGGACCGGCCGCACGGCGAGCGGGTAACCGTGCCGCATCTGGACGACGAGGAGCAACTCGGCGTGTGGGTGGACGCGTTCGAGGGCGTCGCCGACATAGGCGAGAGCGAACTGCGGTCGCTGGTGGCGCAGTTCCAGCTGCCGCCCCATGTCGTACGAGCCGCTGCCGCCGCCGTACGCCGTGATCGCCCCGTCGCGGACGAACAGGACGCCGGCCGACTCGCATGGCGTGCAGGGATGAACGAGGCCAGGGTCGGCATGGACGAACTGGGCCGCCGTATCGAGCCGGACGCGGGCTGGGGCGACCTGGTGCTGCACGAGCGGCAGACGAGCGTACTGCGGGAGATCGTCGCGCACGTACGGCAGCGGGCAACGGTCCACCAGGAGTGGGGCTTTGCCGCGACCCTGCGCCGGGGCCTCGGGGTCACCGCGCTCTTCGCGGGCGGCTCGGGCACGGGCAAGACGCTCGCCGCCGAGGTCATGGCCAAGGAACTCGGCCTCGACCTCTTCGTCGTCGACCTGTCCCAGGTGGTCAGCAAGTACATCGGCGAGACCGAGAAGAACCTGCGCAAGGTATTCGACGCCGCCGAAGCCGGAGGCGCACTCCTCCTCTTCGACGAGGCCGACGCCCTCTTCGGCAAGCGCAGCGAGGTCAAGGACAGCCACGACCGGTACGCCAACCTCGAAGTCAGCTACCTGCTCATGCGCATGGAGGCGTACCGGGGCCTCGCGATCCTCACCACCAACATGAAGAAGGCCCTGGACACGGCGTTCCTGCGACGGATCCGCTTCGTCGTCGACTTCCCGTTCCCGGCGGAGCACGAGCGTGCCGAGATCTGGCGCCGGGTGCTGCCGCCGCAGACCCCGGTGAAGGGCATCGAACCGGAGCTGCTGGCCCAACTGACCGTCGCGGGAGGCTCGATCCGCAACATCGCCCTCTCCGGCGCCTTCCTGGCCGCCGAGGAGGGCGACCGCCTGCAGATGCGGCACATGCTGGCGGCGGCCCGCACCGAGTACCTCAAGCTGGAACGCTCGCTCACACCCGGGGAGGTCCGCGGATGGGTGTGA